In one window of Ferriphaselus amnicola DNA:
- a CDS encoding FAD-dependent monooxygenase, which produces MSENYDIAIIGGGPVGSTLALALRDSGLKICLLEARDFSPSNDPRALALSYGTRLLLDKLGVWAALPHVSSIGIIHISQKQSFGRAVLRASEMGVPALGHVLPYSALQNGLQAAVLASGLTCIGGAAVTALDTGAEVATIRYTHDDSEHVITAKLAVVADGGRLLETSHPPEVHDYGQSAVIAHVTCAHPKLDTAFERFTTQGPVALLPYHDGYELVWTAAHDQAQAMLAWDEATFLTRLHEHFGDRVGAFTAVGPRSCYPLRLKRAPQTTLPHSVLLGNAAQTMHPVAGQGFNMGIRDAWELAQVILRAAPETLGSATMLSDYQRSRKIDRNAGIRFTDGLVRMFSNDLPLLGNARGLALSVLDCVPLAKQFVAKRMMFGANG; this is translated from the coding sequence ATGAGTGAGAACTACGACATCGCCATCATCGGCGGCGGGCCGGTGGGGAGCACGTTGGCATTGGCTTTGCGCGATAGCGGGCTGAAGATATGTCTGCTGGAGGCGCGCGACTTTTCGCCTAGCAACGACCCGCGTGCGCTGGCCTTGTCTTATGGCACGCGCTTGTTGCTGGATAAGCTGGGCGTGTGGGCGGCGCTGCCGCACGTCTCGAGTATTGGCATCATCCATATCTCGCAGAAGCAGTCGTTCGGGCGGGCGGTGTTGCGGGCGAGCGAGATGGGCGTGCCGGCGCTGGGGCATGTGTTGCCGTATTCGGCATTGCAAAACGGCTTACAAGCGGCGGTGCTGGCGAGCGGCCTCACTTGCATCGGTGGTGCGGCGGTGACGGCGTTGGACACGGGGGCGGAAGTGGCGACCATCCGTTATACCCACGATGATTCAGAACATGTCATCACGGCAAAGCTGGCGGTGGTGGCTGATGGTGGACGCCTGCTCGAAACCAGCCATCCGCCTGAGGTGCATGACTACGGGCAGAGTGCCGTCATCGCTCATGTGACGTGCGCGCATCCTAAGCTGGACACGGCTTTTGAGCGTTTCACCACGCAAGGGCCGGTGGCCTTGTTGCCGTATCACGATGGTTACGAGCTGGTTTGGACGGCGGCGCACGACCAAGCGCAAGCGATGCTGGCGTGGGACGAGGCGACTTTCCTCACTCGCCTGCACGAGCATTTTGGTGATCGCGTCGGCGCATTCACGGCCGTTGGGCCGCGTTCCTGCTATCCGCTGCGACTGAAGCGCGCTCCGCAAACCACGCTGCCGCACTCTGTTCTGTTGGGCAACGCGGCGCAAACCATGCACCCGGTGGCGGGGCAGGGCTTCAATATGGGTATCCGCGATGCGTGGGAGTTGGCGCAAGTGATCTTGCGCGCCGCGCCTGAGACGCTGGGTTCGGCGACGATGCTGTCCGACTACCAGCGCTCCCGCAAGATCGACCGCAACGCCGGCATCCGCTTCACCGACGGGCTGGTGCGCATGTTCTCGAATGACCTGCCGCTGCTCGGTAACGCGCGAGGGCTGGCGCTTTCGGTGCTGGATTGCGTGCCGCTGGCGAAACAGTTTGTTGCCAAACGCATGATGTTCGGAGCGAATGGCTGA
- the ispB gene encoding octaprenyl diphosphate synthase, producing MSIDAIKELLASDMSIVDSVIRDRLHSDVALVNQVGEYIVNSGGKRLRPALVVLSAKAFGYQGKFHYDLAAVVEFIHTATLLHDDVVDESDLRRGRATASALFGNAASVLVGDFLYSRAFQMMVQVNDMRVMQTLADATNLIAEGEVLQLLNCHDADVDVENYMRVIHCKTAKLFEAAMRLGAILGKVDAAHEQSAAAYGMHLGTAFQLVDDVLDYSADEQETGKHLGDDLAEGKPTLPLIYAMKHGTAEQAGVVRRAIEEGDIDSFPQVLEIIRQTGALEHTRQQAQREAEAACAALANLPESSFKATLITLANFSATRQF from the coding sequence TTGTCAATTGACGCCATAAAAGAGCTCCTCGCTTCCGACATGTCTATTGTCGATAGTGTGATTCGCGACCGACTGCATTCGGACGTGGCGTTGGTCAATCAAGTCGGCGAATATATCGTCAACAGTGGAGGCAAGCGTTTGCGGCCAGCGCTGGTGGTTTTGTCAGCCAAGGCCTTTGGTTATCAGGGGAAATTTCATTACGATCTGGCGGCGGTCGTCGAGTTCATTCATACGGCGACCTTGTTGCACGACGATGTGGTGGACGAGTCTGACCTCCGTCGCGGTCGTGCCACAGCCAGTGCGCTGTTTGGCAATGCCGCCAGCGTGCTGGTGGGTGACTTCTTGTATTCACGTGCTTTCCAGATGATGGTGCAAGTGAACGACATGCGCGTGATGCAGACTTTGGCCGATGCGACCAATCTGATCGCTGAAGGCGAAGTGTTGCAACTACTCAACTGCCATGACGCCGACGTGGATGTCGAAAACTACATGCGCGTCATTCACTGCAAGACCGCTAAATTGTTTGAAGCTGCGATGCGCTTGGGTGCGATCTTGGGCAAAGTCGATGCCGCACACGAACAGTCGGCGGCTGCTTACGGCATGCATCTGGGAACGGCATTCCAACTGGTCGATGACGTACTCGACTACTCCGCTGACGAGCAGGAAACCGGAAAACATCTAGGTGATGATCTGGCCGAGGGCAAGCCGACCTTGCCGCTGATCTATGCCATGAAACATGGTACCGCAGAGCAGGCTGGCGTGGTTCGACGCGCTATCGAAGAGGGCGACATCGATAGTTTCCCGCAAGTGTTGGAAATCATTCGTCAGACCGGCGCATTGGAGCATACTCGCCAACAAGCGCAGCGCGAGGCGGAAGCGGCGTGCGCGGCACTGGCGAACCTGCCTGAATCTTCGTTCAAAGCAACCCTGATCACGCTGGCGAACTTCTCGGCCACGCGGCAATTCTAG
- a CDS encoding protein adenylyltransferase SelO has protein sequence MIPLNFDNRFIRELPGDTAGAAHSRQTPDVCWAAVPPSPVAQPKLLTHSAEVAALLGLSEAEVHSDEFLAAFSGNRLLPGMSAYATRYGGHQFGNWAGQLGDGRAIGLGEVVNAAGERWEFQLKGAGPTPYSRRADGRAVLRSSLREFLCSEAMHHLGVPTTRALSLIATGEQVIRDMFYDGHPRPEPGAIVCRVAPSFTRFGHFEILAARGELPLLKRLLDFTLERDFPQISGAPAERFAAWFHLVCERTARLMVEWLRVGFVHGVMNTDNMSILGLTIDYGPYGWMDNLDPGWTPNTTDAEMRRYCFAQQPVVARWNLERLAEALMPVAPARSALDAGLAHFDATFQSSLSSMLAAKFGWLSWQAGDAELVETVFELMQRAEVDMTEFFRVLAEIKQLAPDLEVLRVAFYHESLFQNHRDLFQSWLERYVARLAEQTENDAARRTRMNQVNPRFVLRNYLAQQAIDAAERGDLSMLETLMQAARQPYDENIAPELTAKRPAWAVNKAGCSMLSCSS, from the coding sequence ATGATCCCGCTCAATTTTGATAATCGTTTCATCCGTGAATTGCCCGGCGATACCGCTGGTGCTGCGCATTCGCGGCAAACGCCGGATGTTTGCTGGGCGGCAGTGCCGCCCTCGCCTGTTGCTCAACCCAAGCTGCTGACTCACTCAGCTGAAGTCGCGGCGCTGTTGGGGCTGAGTGAGGCCGAGGTGCATTCGGATGAGTTCCTAGCGGCGTTTTCGGGCAATCGCTTGTTGCCGGGGATGAGCGCTTACGCGACGCGCTACGGTGGGCATCAGTTCGGTAATTGGGCAGGGCAGTTGGGTGATGGGCGCGCGATAGGCTTGGGTGAAGTGGTCAATGCGGCGGGTGAGCGTTGGGAGTTTCAGCTCAAAGGCGCGGGGCCGACGCCGTATTCGCGCCGTGCAGATGGCCGTGCCGTGTTGCGCTCTTCGCTCCGCGAATTTCTGTGCAGCGAGGCGATGCATCATTTGGGCGTGCCCACGACGCGCGCCTTGAGTCTGATCGCCACGGGTGAGCAGGTCATCCGCGATATGTTCTATGACGGCCATCCACGCCCAGAGCCGGGTGCGATCGTGTGCCGTGTCGCGCCTTCGTTCACCCGCTTTGGGCATTTTGAGATTTTGGCTGCGCGTGGCGAATTGCCGCTGTTAAAACGCCTGTTGGATTTCACGCTGGAGCGCGATTTTCCGCAGATCAGCGGTGCGCCCGCCGAACGCTTCGCTGCTTGGTTCCACTTAGTCTGCGAACGCACGGCGAGGCTGATGGTGGAGTGGCTGCGTGTGGGCTTCGTGCATGGCGTAATGAACACTGACAATATGTCGATCTTGGGGCTGACCATCGACTACGGGCCTTACGGCTGGATGGATAACCTCGATCCGGGCTGGACGCCGAACACTACGGACGCTGAGATGCGGCGCTATTGTTTTGCCCAGCAGCCGGTGGTGGCGCGCTGGAACTTGGAGCGTTTAGCCGAAGCCTTGATGCCAGTTGCCCCTGCACGCTCCGCGCTCGATGCCGGACTCGCTCATTTCGATGCTACGTTCCAGTCTAGTTTGTCTAGCATGTTGGCCGCCAAGTTTGGTTGGTTGAGTTGGCAGGCGGGGGACGCAGAATTGGTGGAGACGGTATTCGAGCTGATGCAGCGCGCCGAAGTCGATATGACCGAGTTTTTCCGTGTACTGGCTGAGATCAAACAGCTCGCCCCCGATCTGGAGGTGTTGCGCGTGGCGTTCTACCACGAGTCGCTGTTCCAAAATCACCGAGACTTGTTCCAATCGTGGCTGGAGCGCTACGTTGCTCGGCTTGCAGAACAAACGGAAAACGACGCAGCACGGCGAACTCGCATGAATCAGGTCAACCCGCGCTTTGTATTGCGGAACTATCTGGCACAGCAAGCCATTGATGCCGCTGAACGCGGCGATCTGTCCATGCTTGAAACGCTGATGCAAGCCGCACGGCAGCCCTACGACGAAAACATCGCGCCTGAACTCACGGCCAAGCGTCCGGCTTGGGCGGTGAATAAAGCGGGTTGCTCGATGTTGTCTTGCAGCTCGTGA
- the murU gene encoding N-acetylmuramate alpha-1-phosphate uridylyltransferase MurU: MLAMILAAGRGERMRPLTDHTPKPLLPAGGKPLIVWHIERLVRAGITDLVINHAHLGQQIEDVLGDGSQFGAAIRYSPEITALETAGGIVQALPLLGDEVFAVINGDIWSDYDFARLPERARQLGSSDDLAHLVLVNNPEHHPSGDFPLRDGRLLPPHDSALSTQHSKFTFSGIGLYRSALFSGLTRGVAAPLAPLLRNAIAEGRVSGEHHTGYWLDVGTPQRLEALDQKLRKT, translated from the coding sequence ATGCTGGCGATGATTTTAGCGGCGGGTCGCGGCGAACGGATGCGTCCGCTCACCGATCACACACCCAAGCCTTTGTTGCCAGCGGGCGGCAAGCCGCTGATCGTTTGGCACATCGAACGCTTAGTGCGAGCCGGTATCACTGACCTTGTCATCAACCACGCCCACCTCGGTCAGCAGATCGAAGACGTCTTGGGCGACGGCAGCCAGTTCGGCGCAGCCATCCGCTACTCGCCAGAAATCACCGCCTTGGAAACGGCGGGCGGCATTGTTCAAGCGTTGCCCTTACTGGGTGATGAGGTGTTTGCCGTCATCAACGGCGACATCTGGAGCGACTACGACTTCGCCCGTCTGCCCGAACGTGCGCGCCAACTGGGATCCAGCGATGACCTCGCTCATCTCGTGCTAGTGAACAATCCCGAGCACCACCCCAGCGGCGACTTTCCGCTACGCGACGGACGTTTGTTGCCACCTCATGACTCAGCACTCAGTACTCAGCACTCCAAATTCACCTTCAGCGGGATCGGCCTGTATCGCTCCGCGCTATTTTCAGGGTTGACGCGCGGTGTCGCCGCTCCGCTTGCGCCTTTGTTGCGCAACGCCATTGCCGAAGGACGCGTAAGCGGTGAGCATCACACCGGCTACTGGCTGGACGTGGGCACCCCGCAACGCTTGGAAGCGTTGGATCAGAAACTACGTAAGACTTAG
- a CDS encoding DUF2846 domain-containing protein, with the protein MLKKLLVVAGLSLAIVGCASVKMADPTQDAQAKQFAAKPDVAGVYVYRNEQMGSAYKIEVDLDGKPLGITAPDTYIYTEVRPGTHTLTSKAENTSELTFEAAAGKLYYVWQEMKMGILYFRTKLQLVDEVNGQKGVQETKLAAPLSK; encoded by the coding sequence ATGTTAAAAAAATTACTTGTTGTTGCAGGCTTGTCACTCGCAATAGTTGGCTGCGCTTCCGTCAAAATGGCTGATCCGACCCAAGATGCACAAGCCAAGCAATTCGCCGCCAAACCTGACGTTGCTGGAGTTTATGTATACCGCAATGAGCAAATGGGTAGTGCATATAAAATTGAAGTCGATCTTGATGGTAAACCATTAGGAATAACAGCGCCTGACACGTATATCTATACCGAAGTTCGGCCTGGCACTCACACTCTGACGTCTAAAGCAGAAAACACCTCTGAACTAACCTTTGAAGCAGCAGCCGGAAAGCTATATTACGTGTGGCAGGAAATGAAAATGGGAATTCTTTATTTCCGTACCAAACTACAGTTAGTTGATGAAGTCAACGGTCAAAAAGGCGTGCAAGAAACCAAACTTGCAGCCCCCCTATCGAAATAG
- a CDS encoding aminopeptidase P N-terminal domain-containing protein encodes MTSKIYAERRLRLQTQMQRGIAILPTALEQVRNGDAHFPFRFGSSFHYLTGFDEPEAVLVLIAGETPQSILFCREKNLEREIWDGFRHGPEAARAAFGFDAAYPIAQLDEKLIELLGDQPAVYYPIGADAVWDARLLRLRGEVQAKARSGVSAPDTLRDVRGLLDELRLFKDTYELDVMRRAAAISCDAHRRAMRATRLGSMEYEIEAELLHEFRRRGAQAPAYTSIVAGGANACVLHYVGNDQQLKDGDLLLIDAGCELDGYAADITRTFPVNGRFSAAQRDVYEIVLAAQSAAIDAIRPGAHWNVPHEAAVRVLAQGMLDLKLLSGTLDGVLESESYKRFYMHRTGHWLGMDVHDVGSYKLGGDWRPLQSGMVLTVEPGCYIRPADDIPEAMWNIGIRIEDDVAVTESGCEVLTGAAPKSISEIEEIMRHE; translated from the coding sequence ATGACATCAAAGATCTACGCCGAACGTCGCTTGCGACTGCAAACCCAGATGCAACGGGGCATCGCCATTCTTCCCACTGCGCTTGAGCAAGTGCGCAACGGCGACGCGCACTTTCCCTTCCGCTTCGGCAGCTCGTTTCACTACCTGACAGGTTTCGACGAACCTGAGGCGGTACTGGTACTGATTGCGGGTGAAACGCCGCAGTCCATCCTGTTCTGCCGCGAAAAAAATCTGGAGCGCGAGATCTGGGACGGCTTCCGCCACGGCCCCGAAGCGGCGCGTGCGGCGTTCGGTTTCGATGCTGCTTATCCCATCGCCCAGCTCGACGAAAAACTGATCGAACTGCTGGGCGACCAGCCAGCGGTTTACTACCCCATTGGCGCGGATGCGGTCTGGGATGCGCGTCTGCTGCGCTTGCGCGGCGAGGTGCAAGCAAAGGCGCGTAGTGGTGTCAGTGCGCCGGATACGCTGCGTGATGTGCGCGGACTGCTCGATGAGCTGCGTCTGTTTAAAGATACCTACGAGTTGGACGTGATGCGCCGTGCCGCCGCTATCTCCTGCGACGCACACCGCCGCGCCATGCGCGCCACCCGTCTCGGCTCGATGGAGTACGAGATCGAAGCCGAGCTGCTGCACGAATTCCGCCGCCGTGGTGCGCAAGCTCCCGCCTATACCAGTATCGTCGCCGGAGGTGCCAACGCCTGCGTGCTGCATTACGTCGGCAACGACCAGCAGCTCAAGGACGGCGACCTGCTGCTGATCGACGCGGGTTGCGAGTTGGACGGCTATGCCGCCGACATCACTCGCACCTTCCCAGTGAATGGTCGTTTCAGCGCCGCCCAGCGCGACGTGTACGAGATCGTCCTCGCCGCCCAATCAGCTGCCATCGATGCGATCCGTCCTGGCGCGCACTGGAATGTTCCGCACGAAGCCGCTGTACGCGTCCTTGCACAAGGGATGCTTGATCTTAAATTGCTTTCGGGCACGCTTGACGGCGTGCTCGAAAGCGAATCCTACAAACGCTTCTACATGCACCGCACCGGTCACTGGCTGGGCATGGATGTACACGATGTTGGCAGCTACAAACTAGGCGGCGACTGGCGTCCACTCCAGTCTGGCATGGTGCTCACCGTCGAACCCGGCTGCTACATCCGCCCAGCAGACGACATCCCCGAAGCCATGTGGAACATCGGCATCCGCATCGAAGACGACGTGGCGGTGACGGAATCCGGATGCGAAGTGCTGACGGGGGCTGCACCGAAATCCATTTCCGAGATCGAGGAGATCATGCGTCATGAGTGA